Proteins encoded in a region of the Elusimicrobiota bacterium genome:
- a CDS encoding response regulator: MATSVLVIDDEEDYRIIIQEVLRGGGMDVRLAKDGEEGLRLIKEKPADIVLVDWMMPRMDGEQFCRAMRAEPSLKDIPVLMLTVKQTADEELEALHFGVDDFVVKPFRAPELLARVRAALRRTEKKAA, from the coding sequence ATGGCGACATCGGTTCTGGTCATCGACGACGAGGAAGACTACCGCATCATCATCCAGGAGGTCCTGCGCGGCGGCGGGATGGACGTCCGCCTCGCCAAGGACGGCGAGGAGGGGCTGCGGCTGATCAAGGAGAAGCCCGCGGACATCGTCCTGGTGGACTGGATGATGCCGCGCATGGACGGCGAGCAGTTCTGCCGCGCGATGCGCGCCGAGCCGTCCCTCAAGGACATTCCCGTGCTCATGCTGACGGTCAAGCAGACCGCCGACGAGGAGCTCGAGGCCCTGCACTTCGGCGTGGACGACTTCGTCGTCAAGCCGTTCCGGGCGCCCGAGCTCCTGGCCCGCGTGCGCGCCGCGCTCCGGCGCACGGAGAAGAAAGCCGCGTGA